catgTAATGTTGTATATGTTTCCtatcaaggtaatgttgtgtgatatgtttcctttccaggtaatgttgtatgatatgtttcctttccaggtaatgttgtgtgatatgtttcctttccaggtaatgttgtgtgatatgtttcctttccaggtaatgttgtgtgatatgtttcctttccaggtaatgttgtgtgatacgtttcctttctaggtaatgttgtgtgatatgtttcctttccaggtaatgttctgtgatatgtttcctttccaggtaatgttctgtgatatgtttcctttccaggtaatgttgtgtgatatgttccctctccaagtaatgttgtgtgatatgtttcctttccaggtaatgttctgtgatatgtttcctttccaagtaatgttctgtgatatgttccctcctcaggtaatgttgtgtgatatgtttcctctccaggtaatgttgtgtgatatgtttcctttccaggtaatgttgtgtgatatgtttcctttccaggtaatgttgtgtgatatgtttcctttccaggtaatgttgtgtgatatgtttcctttccaggtaatgttgtgtgatatgtttcctttccatgtaatgttgtgcgatatgtttcctttccaggtaatgttgtatgatatgtttccattccatgtaatgttctgtgatatgttccctctccatgtaatgttgtatatgtttcctatccaggtaatgttgtgatatgtttcctttccaggtaatgttgtgtgatatgtttcctctccaggaaatgttgtgtgatatgtttcctttccagataatgttgtgtgatatgttttctcttcaggtaatgttgtgtgataggtttcctttccaggtaatgttgtgtgatatgttttctttcaaggtaatgttgtgtgatatattccctctccaggtaacgttgtgtgatatgtttcctttcaaggtaatgttgtgtgatatgttccctctccaggtaatgttatgtgatatgttccctctccacgtaatgttgtgtgatatgttccctctccaggtaatgttgtgtgatatgtaccctttccaggtaatgttgtgtgacatgttccctctccaggtactgttgtgtgatatgttccctttccaggtaatgttatgtgctATGTTTCCTTCCAaggaaatgttgtgtgatatttttcctttcaaggtaatgttgtgtgatatgttccctttcaaggtaatgttgtgtgatatgtttcctttccaggtaatgttgtgtgatatgtttcctctccaggtaatgttgtgtgatatgttttatttcaaggtaatgttgtgtgatatgttccctctccaggtaatgttgtgtgatatgtttcctctccagtaaatattgtgtgatatgtttcctttccatgtaatgttgtgtgtatgtttcctctccaggtaatgttgtgttatatgttccctctccaggaaatgttgtgtgatatgtttcctctccaggtaatgctgtgtgatatgttccctctccaggtaatgttgtgttatatgttccctctccaggtaatgttgtgtgatatgtttcctcttcaggtaatgctgtgtaatatgtttcctctccaggtaatgttgtgtgatatgttccctctccaggtaatgttgtgtgatatgttccctctccaggtaatgttgtgtgatatgtttcctctccacgtaatgttgtgtgatatgtttcctttccaggtaatgttgtgtgatatgtttcctttccaggtaatgttgtgtgatatgttccctctccaggtaatgttgtgtgatatgttccctttcaaggtaatgttgtgtgatatgttccttttccaggtaatgttgtgtgatatgttccctctccaggtaatgttgtgtgatgtgattcctctcaaggtaatgttgtgtgatattttaccctttccaggtaatgttgtgtgttatgttccctttccaggtaatggtgAATGATATGTTTCTTCTCCAGATAATGTTGCGTGATTtgttccctttcaaggtaatgttgtgtgatatgtttcctttccaggtaatgttgtgtgatatgttctttttcaaggtaatgttgtgtgatatgtttcctttcgaggtaatgttgtgtgatatgcttcatttccaggtaatgttgtgtgatatgttccctctccaggtaatgttctgtgatatgtttcctttccatgtaatgttgtgtgatatatttcctttccaggtaatgttgtgtgatacgtttcctttcaaggtaatgttgtgtgatctgttccctctccaggtaatgttgtgtgatatgtttcctttccatgtaatgttgtgtgatatgttccctctccaagtaatgttgtgtgatatgtttcctttcaaggtcatgttgtgtgatatgttccctctccaagtaatgttgtgtgatatgtttcctatccaggtaatgttgtgtgatctgttccctctccaggtaatgttctgtgatatgtttcctttccaggtaattttgtgtgatatgtttcctctccaggtattgttgtgtgatatgtttcctctccaggtattgttgtgtgatatgtttcctttccaggtaatgctgtgtgatatgtttcctttccaggtaatgttgtgtgatctgttccctctccaggtaatgttctgtgatatgtttcctttccaggtaatgttgtctgatatgttccctctccaagtaatgttgtgtgatatgtttcctttcaaggtcatgttgtgtgatttgtgtcctttccaggtaattttgtgtgatatttttcctctccaggtattgttgtgtgatatgtttcctctccaggtaatgttgtgtgatatgtttcctttccaggtaatgttgtgtgatatgttccctttccaggtaatgttgtgtgatatgttccctctccaggtaatagttttgtgatatgtttcctttcaaggcaatgctgtgtgatatgttccctttccaggtaatgttgtgtgatatgttccctctccaggtaatagttgtgtgatatgtttcctttcaatgtaatgttgtgtgatatatttcctttccaggtaatgttgtgtgatatgtttcctttccaggtaatgttgtgtgatctgttccctctccaggtaatgttctgtgatatgattcctttccatgtaatgttgtgtgatatgctccctctccaagtaatgttgtgtgatatgtttcctttcaaggtcatgttgtgtgatatgtgtcctttccaggtaatttcgtgtgatatgtttcctctccaggtattgttgtgtgatatgtttcctctccaggtattgttgtgtgatatgtttcctttccaggtaatgttgtgtgatatgtttcctttccaggtaatgttgtgtgatctgttccctctccaggtaatgttctgtgatatgtttcctttccaggtaatgttgtctgatatgttccctctccaagtaatgttgtgtgatatgtttcctttcaaggtcatgttgtgtgatatgtgtcctttccaggtaatgttgtgtgatatgtttccaggtaatgttgtttgatatgtttcctttccaggtaatgtagtgtgatatgtttccaggtaatgttgtgtgatatgttcccttccaaggtaatgttgtgtgatatgtttcctttcaaggtaatattgtgtgatatgttccatttccaggtaatgttgtatgatatgtttcctttccaggtaatgttgtgtgatatgtttcctttaaatgtaatgttgtgatatattttccaggtaatgttgtgtgatatgtttcctttcaaggtaatgttgtgtgatatgatccctaccaatgttgtgtgatatgttccctctccaggtaatgttgtgtgatatgtttccctttcaaggtaatgttgtgtgatatgtttcctctccaggtaatgttgtgtgatatgttaactctccaggtaatgttgtgtgatatgttccctctccaggtaatgttgtgtgatatgtttcctctccaggtaatgttgtgtgatatgttcagtCTCaaggtaatatcgtgtgatatgtttcctctccaggtaatgttgtttgatatgttcctctccaggtaatggtgtgtgatatgtttcctttcaagtaatgttgtgtgatatgtttcctctccaggtaatgttgtgtgatatgtttcctctccaggtaatgttgtgtgatatgttccctctccaggtaatgttgtgtgatatgttccctctccaggtaatgttgtgtgatatgttccctctccaggtaatgttgtttgatatgtttcctctccaggtaatgttgtgtgatacatttcctctccaggtaatgttgtgtgatatgtttcctctccaggtaatcttgtgtgatatgtttcctctccaggtaattttgtgtgatacgtttcctctccaggtaatgttgtgggatatgtttcctatccaggtaattttgtgtgatatgtttccttttcaggtaatgtcgtgtgatatgtttccaggtaatgtcgtgtgatatgtttccaggtaatgtcgtgtaatatgtttccaggtaatgtcgtgtgatatgtttccaggtaatgtcgtgtgatatgtttccaggtaatgtcgtgtgatatgtttccaggtaatgtcgtgtgatatgtttccaggtaatgtcgtgtgatatgtttccaggtaatgtcatatgatatgtttccaggtaatgtcgtgtgatatgtttccaggtaatgtcgtgtgatatgtttccaggtaatgtcgtgtgatatgtttccaggtaatgtcgtatgatatgtttccaggtaatgtcgtgtgatatgtttccaggtaatgtcgtgtgatatgtttccaggtaatgtcgtgtgatatgtttccaggtaatgtcgtgtgatatgtttccaggtaatgtcgtgagatatgtttccaggtaatgtcgtgtgatatgtttccaggtaatgtcgtgtgatatgtttccaggtaatgtcgtgtgatatgtttccaggtaatgtcgtgtgatatgctcccaggtaatgtcgtgtgatatgtttccaggtaatgtcgtgtgatatgtttccaggtaatgtcgtgtgatatgtttccaggtaatgtcgtgtgatatgtttccaggtaatgttgtgtgatatatttccaggtaatgtcgtgtgatatatttccaggtaatgtcgtgtgatatgtttccaggtaatgtcgtgtgatatgtttccaggtaatgtcgtgtgatatgtttccaggtaatgttgtgtgatatgtttccagttaatgtcgtgtgatatgtttccaggtaatgtcgtgtgatatgtttccaggtaatgtcgtgtgatatgtttctaggtaatgtcgtgtgatatttttccaggtaatgttgtgtgatatgtttccaagtaatgtcgtgtgatatgtttccaggtaatgtcgtgtgatatgtttccaggtaatgtcgtgtgatatgtttccaggtaatgttgtgtgatatgtttctaggtaatgtcgtgtgatatgtttccaggtaatgtcgtgtgatatgtttccaggtaatgtcgtgtgatatgtttccaggtaatgtcgtgtgatatgtttccaggtaatgtcgtgtgatatgtttccaggtaatgtcgtgttttatgtttccaggtaatgtcgtgtgatatgtttccaggtaatgtcgtgttttatgtttccaggtaatgtcctgtgatatgtttccaggtaatgtcgtgttttatgtttccaggtaatgtcgtgtgatatgtttccaggtaatgttgtgtgatatgtttccaggtaatgtcgtgttatatgtttccaggtaatgtcgtgtgatatgtttccaggtaatgttgtgtgatatgtttccaggtaatgtcgtgtgatatgtttccaggtaatgtcgtgtgatatgtttccaggtaatgtcgtgtgatatgtttccaggtaatgtcgtatgatatgcaGTGTTGGCCACGGTTCTTCTAACCCGCTAACCGCTGATTAGCAGGGCAAGTTTTTTCATTAGGTGATTagattttttgttaattttgtaaAGTGTTAGTgaaccaattagcttccgctgaATATAGTTTCTCGTCCGCCAACTTTAAGTCCACTGAAAAAATCATACAGGTTTGTGAACAGACACAGCACCagctgagccacatggcgcagtaattccagggcttccacttttgggtagtCATTAAAATAGGGTAACTGGACGCTTATTAGTGAAATCTATTGTCTAAGCTACAACTCATTGAAATTTCAgttcactaggtctgtttttaaggattttagagccaaaatactaaaccgaagataaatccatatacagtaaaatagcggttagcggttagcgttagcttccacttaTTTCTTTATTGGTTTAGCGGTTTAGCATATGCGAAGTTAATATTATGGTCAGTGGAtcaccagttagcgaagctaactttttggttagcggtgcccaccactgctggAGACACTGCCGCTTCCAACACGTTGCAGCGTCTACTCTGTGACTGTTGAGTAGTGTACTCCGTAGAGTGCCCAACGCTGTCTGCTACTCCAGCTGAGCAGTGGACTGTTTTAGGCTACTACTCAGAAGGCTGCACTGTATCAACTGTGTTGCCTACTGTAGAATGCTACGTAGCAACTCACAGGGGTACTTTGTAGGCCACTTACAGGGCACTCTGGCTACTCAGACGAAtggctgaggaaaaggaggaggaggagggggaggaggaggaggaggaggaggaaggtggccaGGATGAATGTGAGAGTGGCGGCACGCGTGTGGCATGCGGCGGCCGGCCAGGCCAGTGTGGCTGTGTGCGGGTTGGCAGGTGGACACGGGCAGTGCGCACActgccgcgccgcgccgcgcctcGCCACACATGCAGCTGTTGGGGCAGGAGCCTGGCGGGGCTCGTGGCGGGGCCGCCCACACTGGTGCTCGTGGGCCTCGACTCGTCGGGCAAGACCACGGCGCTGCTGCGGCTCAAGTACGGCCACTACGTGAACGCCGTGCCCACCGTCGGCTTCAACTGCGAATGTTTGCGGGGCGGCGGTTGCTCCTGGGTGGCATGGGACGTGGGCGGCGATGATCGCGTGCGAACCCTTTGGCGCGCCTACACGCGCGGCGCCGACGCGGTGCTGTTCGTGGTGGATGCCAGCAGCGGcgaggagcggctggaggaggcGCGCCACGAGTTGCACGTCCTGGTGCGCCGGCAAGCGGCACAGAGCGCCGCGCTGCGCCGCTCACGGCCGCCGCTGCTGGTGCTGGCCAACAAACAGGATCTGCCGGGGGCCAGAACGCCCGCCGCCATGGCTGACGCCCTCGGCCTGCACGACCTGCCGCCCGCCCAGCCCTGGGGCCTTGCACCCGCCTGTGCCGTCACCGGCGAGGGTCTGCCCGAGGCCATGGACCTcctgcgccgcctcctcctcaagGCACGCCGGGCCTCGCTCTCACGGGGCTGACTTGCGGGTCACCCTAGGCTCCCCGCCGCCCCCACCTCCTTCAGTTTATCCCTGCCCAGCCCCGCACCAAACCCCTGGACCCCCGAGGCGTGAGGCGATGGAGCCCGAGTACTCGTATGGGGACAGGCGGGGAACTACAGACAACTGAGTGCCACTGGTGGCTGACGTAtgtgataatgtgtgtgtatgtgtgtgtgtgtgtgtgtgtgtgtgtgtgtgtgtgtgtgtgtgtgtgtgtgtgtgaagcgtgcATGCAGTGTTTGAAGGGGTGTATTTATAATATTTATTGTGCAATAGCCAGAAACgtcacacatacacaagcacgtagcccgtacccagagatccgtcacttGTGAGTCGCTCATCCGGGAAAAATAATAGTTGGCAATCGTGAGACTATTGTGTGAAcagaccatcacacacacacacacacacacacacacacacacacacacacacacacacacacacacacacacacaccgctccggtagctcaatcggttagagcgcggcgctgcaaggcttcaaggtcaaacaggcggcggttcgagccccgctcaggccggattctttccgttgactaggagtggttactgtccccccttgaccaagggggatggggtgtgtggtgtgtgaggtcctggcagtacccagagatcgacgataatgagcatgcacttcctcgtgtcgggagggtacctgctggcgaaagcgagtccaactcgtgatcaggccttggtgaattacacacacacacacacacacacacacacacacacacacacacacacacacacacacacacacacacaacaggctcTGGTCAGTGTTACATGTAGTACAACTGTATTATACGTACGCGCATCCCTTGAGACAAATGTATATGTAAATAGCCGTATTTATAAAGATGTAGgaaatatattttgttatactgtTGAAACTATGTGGAAGTATTATTATCTTTACCACTCTTCTATCGATCTACGTTGGACGCGCACAGAAACTAATTGTCTCCTTTCATCATTATAGGACAAAACCAGGCacggaaaaaaacgagaaaaacaagaacaacagcaccaTAAAAAATACGAGTAGAAAGGAAGAACCAGATTAAGAACTAGAAAAAGATCAAGAACACGAATAACTAGAAGAACCAGCAGatcaagaacaggaggaagaacaagaaccagtaaaaataagaggaaaaaaaacacagacggaGAAAGTGAACGTAAACAACATTACAAAGAGCAGTATATTAAAACTAACCGCGTGACCTGCTATGCCTCCTGACcctccctgacctgacctgacctcttgtTTACCGTGACCTCTGACCGCTCGTGACCCTTTATGACCCCCGCTGTCCCCACCAAAACAACCGAGCAGAGAGGATTCAGAGAGCTTCAAAACATCTATTGACCCTCTTGGTAAAGTAACACGCAAacaggtgatgtggtggtggtggtggtagtagtagtagtagtagtagtagtagtagtagtagtagtagtagttgaagtagtagttgaAGTGATAATAGATgtagttgttactgttgttgttgtaatagtagtagtagaagtagtcccccaagactgggtgggatggggatcaccaaccctgagaagctggcagataaggagaaccaaaactccatcagccttaccaggtcactcatcaacaggatcatcgctcaggaggcagagggcgagatagaccaaacagaaataagagatattaaaagaaaaatctcagaagaaagacaacaggcccaaaaagacgagctggaccgtcttacacaccacctgtccacagaaatgggtagaaaatacacacagcacaggaggcaggcgcctctagctggctaacgtcattaccaatcagagcaaagggcttcagcctcaacaaacaagaatttgtcgacgccattgctctgagatatggctggccgattgagggactgcctgatctctgtgcatgtggatcaccaaatgatgtcacccacaccatgacatgtaaaaaaggaggctttgtctgtattcgacacgatgaagtgagggatctgacagccagcatgctcgggaggtatgccaagacgtcactaccgagccggcgctgcttcccctggacggcgaacaccttcggtacaggacagccaatacttcacaggaggcacgggttgatgtaagtgcccgcggattctgggtgcgcggacagcgggcgttcatggacatccgcatattcgacccgatggctgcctgtcaccgtgagctgcccctgcaagccgcccaacacaggaacgagcaggagaagacaagggcatacggtgaaagaatccaacatgtggatcagggcagcttcacccccctcgtcttcaccacatccggcgggatgggtcccagggcccaatgcttcgacgcacgcctcgcggaactaatctcagaaaagaagcatcagccaaggagccacgttgtcgcctggatgaggtgtcgcctccctgctcaggtcggccatcctatgtctcaggggcaccagacactggcccaaaagccaccaacatctccaatatggactatgaagccacagtggtggagagtgacattagggtgggtcgggagtgactggagtagggaaggaaaggggaatctagacgtaatagatgataggtgatttagtgtcaggtagtattagtgatatggttggatgccacagtcattagcgaacagagttggggctaatgacctccaagctatggagccctccatgattatgtgtcgggaaaataaacatgggtggaggtatcatttatgttgtaaaaaaaaaaaaaagtagaagtagtagcagcagcagtagtagtagtagtagtagtagtagtagtagtagtagtagtagtggttgttgttgttgttgttgttgttgtagcacgaagaaaaagaacaaatataaaaagaaaagaagaaaaagaaagaaagaaaggaaaagaaaaaaacaaaaacaaaacaagaaaagaaaggaaaaacaagaacaaatgcaaaaacaaaacaaaacaacaaaacaacaaaaacaaaacatcaaaacaaaaagaagaaaaaaggagagcaaaACGTTGGTTACTCAGGAGAAAGCCGCCAGAAACGTTCATCACagccccaccaacacacacacacgcggcactGGAGAAAGCGTCGCTCATTTCACGTTGGGCGACACGCTGGCGGCTGGTTCATATAATTATCCATTTAACAAGTTTCTCTCTTAGCTTCCAGGACTTTTTATAACTTAATTCCATAtcatatttttctatctcttaacACAACTCCCAGACCTTGTAATCATAACTGCATTTGGCatcatattgtatttattttatttatttacaagcttctctctcacacacggtttcttttttttataactgaatTTCGCatcatatattcatttatctctACCACAATTCCAAGgtattttctatgtatctttCACTTTAAcctcatattgtatttattttatttatttacaatcttctctctcacacacggcttccatatttttttttttataactgaatttcacatcatatattcatttatctctGACACAATTCCAAGGTGCCGTCTATGTCTCTTTCAGTTGAAcctcatattgtatttattttatttatttacaagcttCTCTCTTACAcacggtttcttttttttataaatgaatttcacatatattcattcatctctGACACAGTTCCAAGGTGCTGTCTATGTATCTTTCAGTTTAAcctcatattgtatttattttatttatttacaagcttCCTTCTCTCACACAGTTTCCAGATTTTTTTATAACAGGATTtcacatcatttatttatttctgacaTAGTTCCAAGATGCTTTCTATGTATCTCTGAGTTTACCATCgttatttcgtgtatttaatttcttTCACACGGCTTTCATAGTTTCCAAGCATCATTAAACTTAAAACaatattattctgtttattttctctctctcatggtttATATAGCCTCTAAGTATCAATATGATTGattaatagtttattgttgcaagtaaacaacaaaggagaagggaggaactacTTTAACTCACCTGCATCGAGTATATATTAAGTATTGGCTTCGTATACCGTCTAACTTGGTATGTCCCTCTAATTATACGCATTATTTATCACTTTAGCATAACATCTAATTAATTACATGCATTCTTAATCATATCTAGCGTAACAACATCATTAGTAGACAAATCGCTAAGATAACACAAACGACCTTTCTACtgggtggctgaagtggtagcgtgctgggcccacattcaccacgtgatggacgacacgagttcgaatccccacgctatcacctcggatttttca
This portion of the Eriocheir sinensis breed Jianghai 21 unplaced genomic scaffold, ASM2467909v1 Scaffold380, whole genome shotgun sequence genome encodes:
- the LOC126992004 gene encoding ADP-ribosylation factor-like protein 4C translates to MAEEKEEEEGEEEEEEEEGGQDECESGGTRVACGGRPGQCGCVRVGRWTRAVRTLPRRAAPRHTCSCWGRSLAGLVAGPPTLVLVGLDSSGKTTALLRLKYGHYVNAVPTVGFNCECLRGGGCSWVAWDVGGDDRVRTLWRAYTRGADAVLFVVDASSGEERLEEARHELHVLVRRQAAQSAALRRSRPPLLVLANKQDLPGARTPAAMADALGLHDLPPAQPWGLAPACAVTGEGLPEAMDLLRRLLLKARRASLSRG